Proteins encoded together in one Bacillota bacterium window:
- a CDS encoding dipicolinate synthase subunit DpsA encodes MSLAGVKAALIGGDARELEILRLMKAEGMEVRVIGLPTGAEAITGRPQEKTMADAVTGARALVLPIPGLGVDDSIYAPKWPEKLYLRPDNLKRCAASAMVVMGWASSTLAKSIGDAGMRLREYEKDDELMILRSRAIAEGALRIAIENTEVTLHREPVFVLGFGRVAQTLVGTLLALRADVTLVARNPVQLARAWEMGAEPVELKDLASRIGRAKVIMNTAPARLLDEKMLALTAPDALIMDLSAPPGGVDFEAAKKLGRKAIWARGLGSRAPITVGRSQWKGVRRILAEELGG; translated from the coding sequence ATGTCCCTGGCCGGAGTAAAGGCGGCGCTCATCGGTGGCGACGCCCGTGAACTGGAAATCCTGAGATTGATGAAGGCGGAAGGCATGGAAGTCAGGGTGATCGGCCTTCCGACCGGCGCCGAGGCGATCACCGGACGGCCTCAGGAGAAGACGATGGCCGACGCGGTCACCGGGGCCCGGGCGTTGGTCCTGCCCATCCCGGGACTCGGCGTGGACGACAGTATCTACGCGCCGAAGTGGCCGGAGAAGCTCTACCTCAGGCCGGATAACTTGAAACGGTGCGCCGCCTCGGCGATGGTGGTCATGGGTTGGGCCTCATCGACCCTGGCCAAGTCGATCGGCGACGCGGGGATGCGCCTGCGCGAGTACGAGAAAGACGATGAGCTGATGATCCTAAGGTCGCGGGCCATCGCCGAAGGGGCGTTAAGGATCGCCATCGAGAACACTGAAGTCACCCTGCACCGCGAGCCCGTCTTCGTCCTCGGCTTCGGCCGGGTGGCCCAGACCCTCGTCGGGACCCTGCTGGCCCTGAGGGCCGACGTCACACTGGTGGCCCGCAACCCGGTGCAGCTCGCCCGGGCCTGGGAGATGGGGGCCGAACCGGTGGAGCTCAAGGACCTGGCGTCCAGAATCGGCCGGGCCAAGGTGATTATGAACACCGCCCCGGCCCGCCTCCTCGATGAGAAGATGCTCGCCCTGACCGCCCCCGACGCCCTGATCATGGACCTCTCGGCGCCCCCCGGTGGGGTCGATTTCGAGGCCGCCAAGAAGTTGGGCCGCAAGGCCATCTGGGCCCGCGGACTCGGGTCGCGGGCGCCGATCACCGTCGGCCGCAGCCAGTGGAAGGGCGTCCGGCGGATCCTGGCCGAGGAACTCGGCGGCT
- a CDS encoding VOC family protein gives MPVVTVEMWEGRTVEQKRFLVEAITRAMVDFGKVGSEHLHVIIHDVPKDSWGRAGRLGIDNESEKAGAAAEEQRLGNVHRLSHLALKVSDLERSVRFYTEVVGLRIHSRGTIGDAPLVVLKEGIGLTTGNAPAPGPVDHVAFRVGDLARLVESLKAAGAKVVDGPRSSPYGNSVYFLDPDGNKLEGHDGERK, from the coding sequence TTGCCAGTCGTCACCGTTGAGATGTGGGAAGGCAGGACCGTCGAACAGAAGCGTTTCTTGGTGGAAGCCATCACCCGGGCCATGGTCGACTTCGGTAAGGTGGGCTCGGAGCACCTCCACGTGATCATTCATGACGTCCCCAAGGACAGCTGGGGGAGGGCCGGTCGGCTCGGGATCGACAATGAATCGGAGAAGGCCGGGGCGGCCGCCGAAGAACAGCGCCTCGGCAACGTCCACCGGTTGTCCCACCTGGCTTTGAAAGTCTCCGACCTGGAGCGGTCGGTGCGTTTCTACACCGAAGTGGTGGGGCTGCGGATCCATTCGCGGGGGACCATCGGCGACGCGCCCCTGGTCGTGCTGAAGGAAGGGATCGGGCTGACCACCGGCAACGCGCCGGCGCCGGGCCCGGTCGACCACGTCGCCTTCCGGGTCGGGGACCTCGCCCGGCTGGTCGAGTCGCTGAAGGCCGCCGGGGCCAAGGTCGTCGACGGCCCCAGGTCCTCGCCCTATGGGAACTCGGTCTATTTTCTCGACCCCGACGGCAACAAGCTTGAGGGCCACGACGGAGAACGGAAGTAG
- a CDS encoding UbiD family decarboxylase gives MKDLRSYLADLEAAGEILHIKKEVDVAKNVGGLAWQAENYQGKAAMFENVKGYPGWKVASYLNGSRRRLAIGIGTTPDKFIPYWRQMLQKGLTPTKMVKEAPCQEIVWTGDQVDLSKLPIHTHSDLCAGPYVGGGLGIVKDPETGIRNVSLHRHQVKGKNKMGVMMVEGRHMDLIRRKWDALNKPCPIAIAIGHHGALYLAANWTMSLGVDELDLAGTLLGEPVEMVKCKTIDMEVPAWSEVVIEGLIAPNAREKEGPFAEHTGYARAGSGNNPYLEVTAITMRKDAIFYALQGGRPVSESQILDGMPMEVVLFDRLRDVGSYVDLKDVVALPCAGGSHILVIKMTPNLDGQARLVLMAALAHQYIHTKIAIAVDDDVDPHSEKDLLWSISTRVNPAKDIFIVPDTLGHPLDASLELVTPPGYAPGIRVGSKMGIDATKPPTRLADARDHFTRAMPRGLNEFSLKDFIS, from the coding sequence TTGAAGGATCTCCGTAGTTATCTGGCCGATCTCGAAGCGGCCGGGGAAATCCTGCACATCAAGAAGGAAGTCGACGTCGCCAAGAACGTCGGCGGTCTGGCCTGGCAGGCTGAGAACTACCAGGGCAAGGCGGCCATGTTTGAGAACGTCAAGGGCTATCCTGGCTGGAAGGTCGCCAGCTACCTGAACGGCAGCCGGCGCCGGCTGGCCATCGGCATCGGGACCACCCCCGACAAGTTCATCCCCTACTGGCGCCAGATGCTCCAGAAGGGCCTGACCCCGACGAAGATGGTCAAGGAAGCCCCGTGCCAGGAGATCGTCTGGACCGGGGACCAGGTCGACCTGTCCAAGCTGCCCATCCACACCCACTCCGACCTCTGCGCCGGCCCCTATGTCGGCGGCGGCCTGGGCATCGTCAAGGACCCCGAAACCGGCATTCGCAACGTCTCCCTCCATCGCCACCAGGTCAAGGGGAAGAACAAGATGGGGGTCATGATGGTCGAGGGCCGGCACATGGACCTCATCCGCCGGAAGTGGGACGCCCTCAACAAGCCCTGCCCGATCGCCATCGCCATCGGCCACCACGGTGCCCTCTACCTAGCCGCCAACTGGACGATGAGCCTGGGGGTCGACGAGCTCGACCTGGCCGGGACGCTTCTCGGCGAACCGGTCGAGATGGTCAAGTGCAAGACCATCGACATGGAAGTCCCGGCCTGGTCGGAAGTGGTCATCGAGGGCCTGATCGCCCCCAACGCCCGGGAGAAGGAAGGCCCCTTCGCCGAGCACACCGGGTACGCCCGGGCCGGCTCCGGCAACAACCCATACCTCGAAGTGACCGCCATCACCATGCGCAAGGACGCCATCTTCTACGCCCTCCAGGGCGGGCGGCCGGTCTCCGAATCGCAGATCCTCGACGGGATGCCGATGGAGGTCGTCCTCTTCGACCGCCTTCGGGACGTCGGTTCATACGTCGACCTGAAGGACGTCGTCGCCCTGCCGTGCGCCGGCGGGTCCCACATCCTGGTCATCAAGATGACCCCCAACCTGGACGGACAGGCCCGGCTGGTCCTGATGGCCGCCCTGGCCCACCAGTACATCCACACCAAGATCGCCATCGCCGTCGACGACGACGTCGACCCACACAGTGAGAAAGACCTGTTGTGGTCCATCTCCACCCGGGTCAACCCGGCCAAGGACATCTTCATCGTCCCCGACACCCTGGGTCACCCCCTCGACGCCTCGCTCGAACTGGTCACCCCGCCGGGCTACGCCCCGGGGATCAGGGTCGGCTCGAAGATGGGGATCGACGCCACCAAGCCGCCGACGCGGCTGGCCGACGCCCGCGACCACTTCACCCGAGCCATGCCCAGGGGCCTCAATGAATTCTCCCTCAAGGACTTCATCAGCTGA
- a CDS encoding alpha/beta fold hydrolase, with protein MPCVKPSDINIYYEVHGQGAPVLLIAGTGGSHHGWMLETVPRLKERFKVIVYDHRGTGQSDKPDKDYSMQLFARDAVELLDAIGVREPVRVCGHSMGGRIAQWLALDYPDRVRSLVLACTGSGRYDDFVPARGIPLRHALEMIELGYDGYRKYYATCEFMFPKEFAKSHPELMGKMEAKAVLDNTPLKAYLRHIIARQDHDTLDRLDQIKAPTLVLEGAKDNVVRGTGNHVRSSQVLAEKIPGARLELIPGCAHGIFVQEPELVHRLMIEFYTAH; from the coding sequence ATGCCGTGCGTAAAGCCAAGTGACATCAACATCTACTACGAGGTCCATGGACAGGGAGCCCCGGTGCTGCTCATTGCCGGCACCGGGGGCTCCCACCACGGTTGGATGCTGGAGACCGTCCCCCGGCTGAAGGAACGGTTCAAGGTCATCGTCTATGACCACCGGGGGACCGGTCAGTCGGACAAGCCCGACAAGGACTACAGCATGCAGTTGTTTGCCCGCGACGCCGTCGAGTTGCTCGACGCCATCGGCGTCCGGGAGCCGGTCCGCGTCTGCGGCCACTCGATGGGTGGCCGGATCGCCCAGTGGCTGGCCCTCGACTATCCGGACCGCGTCCGCAGCCTGGTCCTGGCCTGTACCGGGTCGGGGCGGTATGACGACTTCGTGCCGGCCCGGGGCATCCCGTTGCGCCATGCCCTCGAGATGATCGAGCTCGGCTACGACGGGTATCGGAAGTACTATGCCACCTGCGAGTTCATGTTCCCAAAGGAATTCGCCAAGTCTCACCCCGAGCTGATGGGGAAGATGGAGGCCAAGGCCGTCCTCGACAACACGCCCCTCAAGGCTTACCTCCGCCACATCATCGCCCGTCAGGACCACGACACCCTGGACCGACTGGATCAGATCAAGGCCCCGACCCTGGTCCTCGAAGGGGCCAAGGACAACGTCGTCCGGGGCACCGGCAACCACGTCCGTTCCTCCCAGGTCCTGGCCGAGAAGATCCCCGGCGCCAGACTCGAGCTGATTCCCGGCTGCGCCCACGGCATCTTCGTCCAGGAGCCCGAGCTGGTTCACCGGCTGATGATCGAGTTCTACACCGCTCACTGA
- a CDS encoding tripartite tricarboxylate transporter TctB family protein, whose amino-acid sequence MQKRTSEILFTLALIAVFVGLFVIAAGYPKQPSELPKLVSGAAVVLLLIKLFRLVSDPAQAKIAKIKWRISLTVFGIMAAFIALVYVFGMWISGAAMLYAMGLLLRAKSKVKLGIVIAIMVVGFYLIFVPGAGVVFPKGLLFQALGY is encoded by the coding sequence ATGCAGAAACGCACAAGCGAGATTCTCTTCACTCTGGCCCTGATTGCCGTATTCGTCGGATTGTTCGTCATCGCTGCCGGCTACCCGAAGCAGCCGAGCGAACTGCCGAAGCTGGTCTCCGGGGCGGCGGTCGTCCTCCTCCTGATCAAGTTGTTCCGGCTGGTGAGCGACCCGGCCCAGGCCAAGATAGCCAAGATCAAGTGGCGGATTTCGCTCACCGTGTTCGGGATCATGGCCGCCTTCATTGCCCTGGTCTACGTGTTTGGAATGTGGATCTCCGGAGCGGCCATGCTCTATGCAATGGGCCTCCTCCTGAGGGCCAAGAGCAAGGTCAAGCTCGGCATCGTCATCGCCATCATGGTCGTCGGGTTCTACTTGATCTTCGTCCCGGGGGCCGGGGTCGTCTTCCCCAAAGGGCTTCTCTTCCAGGCCCTCGGTTACTGA
- a CDS encoding UbiD family decarboxylase — MAKDLRSYLRTIEEANEVAHIDREVDPGQNLGGLAWQGENRLGKATLFHNLKGYPGWRAVSYAEASRKRMALALGVTPREFIPKLRELLMTGPTPKVSVPTGPVKDVIQTGDKVNLYDLPIHTMAVLDASPYMGGHMAIIRDPETGIQNVSLHRHQLRGKDKLGVMMHPGRHMHMIYQKYEARKEPMPIALVGGHHALYYLASTWTFPFGVDEFEWAGTFLGEPVRTVKGETVDIDLPADAETVIEGFVPPFEREMEGPFTEHTGYARAGSGKNPFMHVSAITRRQDAIYYALQGGRPIASSQILDALPMEVVLWNRIKDVGGYVDLKDIVVVPCAGGAHVVVIQLTPQIQGQVTDVLMAALSSPYIHPKIAIAVDDDIDPHDVKELMWSLSTRVNPAEDIFIVPGTRGQHLDASLKLVTPPGTFPDIRVGSKMGIDATKPAITEPDRRAYFERSFGKGMEFNIEDFLRR; from the coding sequence ATGGCCAAGGATCTCCGCTCCTATCTCAGGACGATCGAAGAAGCCAACGAAGTCGCCCATATCGACCGCGAGGTCGACCCCGGTCAGAACCTCGGTGGTCTGGCGTGGCAGGGCGAGAACCGTCTGGGCAAGGCAACTCTCTTTCACAACCTAAAGGGATACCCAGGTTGGCGGGCGGTCAGCTACGCCGAAGCCAGCCGCAAACGGATGGCCCTGGCCCTCGGGGTCACCCCGCGGGAGTTCATCCCCAAGCTCCGCGAGCTCCTGATGACCGGCCCGACGCCGAAGGTGAGCGTCCCGACGGGTCCGGTCAAGGACGTCATCCAGACCGGCGACAAGGTCAACCTGTATGACCTGCCCATCCACACGATGGCCGTCCTCGACGCCTCGCCCTACATGGGCGGGCATATGGCGATCATCCGAGACCCGGAGACCGGCATCCAGAACGTCTCCCTCCACCGGCACCAGCTCAGGGGCAAGGACAAACTCGGCGTAATGATGCACCCCGGCCGGCACATGCACATGATCTACCAAAAATACGAGGCCCGCAAGGAGCCAATGCCGATCGCCCTGGTCGGCGGTCACCATGCCCTCTACTACCTGGCTTCTACCTGGACCTTTCCGTTCGGGGTCGACGAGTTCGAGTGGGCCGGCACCTTCCTCGGCGAACCGGTCCGCACCGTCAAGGGTGAGACCGTCGACATCGACCTCCCGGCCGACGCCGAGACGGTCATCGAAGGCTTCGTCCCCCCCTTCGAGCGGGAGATGGAAGGGCCCTTCACCGAGCACACGGGGTACGCCCGGGCCGGTTCGGGTAAGAACCCGTTCATGCACGTCAGCGCGATCACCAGACGCCAGGATGCGATCTACTATGCCCTCCAGGGCGGCCGGCCGATCGCCTCGTCCCAGATCCTCGACGCCCTCCCGATGGAGGTCGTCCTGTGGAACCGGATCAAGGACGTCGGTGGCTACGTCGACCTCAAGGACATCGTCGTCGTCCCCTGCGCCGGCGGCGCCCACGTCGTCGTCATCCAGCTGACCCCGCAGATTCAGGGCCAGGTCACGGATGTCCTGATGGCCGCCTTGTCGAGCCCGTACATCCACCCGAAGATCGCCATCGCCGTAGACGACGACATCGACCCGCACGACGTCAAGGAACTGATGTGGTCGCTGTCGACTCGGGTCAACCCGGCCGAGGACATCTTCATCGTCCCGGGGACCCGCGGTCAGCACCTTGATGCCTCTCTGAAGCTGGTCACCCCGCCGGGGACCTTCCCCGATATCCGGGTCGGCTCGAAGATGGGCATTGACGCGACCAAGCCGGCCATCACCGAGCCCGACCGGCGCGCCTACTTCGAACGATCCTTCGGCAAGGGAATGGAGTTCAACATCGAGGACTTCCTTCGCCGTTAG
- a CDS encoding tripartite tricarboxylate transporter permease, which translates to MEVLQGLALSLSPLSLLAIFLGVFVGIIIGVVPGIGAGVGLTLLLPFLLSAPPIFGLAMLLGLWAADGYGASISSILINVPGGSGAVATCFDGYPMARKGRAGEAIGLSMGASFFGGVLGTVVLMVAAPPMAEFAVKIGPAQYTLLGLAGLTMVGGLSGGDPIKGVVAAMVGLMLSFIGYDLTTGFIRYSFGTTYLYAGIEFGLAMIGLFALSSLVEAMQEDEEEAGYRIRVKDSTFKGLLSIIKYPWATLRGSVIGTVLGVFPGIGIGVSSMMSYTIEQKVSKHPEEFGNGAPEGVIGPEAANNAVQPAHLIPALALGIPGSSTSAIFLGALMMYGFRPGMELFRNSGPLVWGMFWAIMVASIMYVIVGLAFGGFFAKITSVPIEYLLPGTIFVCFIGAYAMNGQPQAFTTILILGFVGFILRAFKYPLGPAVLGMVLGDLVESNYNRALLISDHSYSIFFQGAITWVLWALLIASVFGPIFWSQIKRITKPGRKGDSVATN; encoded by the coding sequence GTGGAAGTGCTGCAAGGCCTCGCCCTATCGCTGAGCCCGCTATCCCTGCTGGCCATTTTCCTCGGGGTGTTCGTTGGGATCATCATCGGGGTCGTCCCCGGGATCGGCGCTGGTGTCGGCCTGACCCTGCTCCTTCCGTTCCTTCTGAGCGCCCCGCCAATCTTCGGTCTGGCCATGCTCCTCGGCCTCTGGGCCGCCGACGGTTACGGCGCTTCCATCTCGTCGATCCTGATCAACGTCCCCGGCGGCTCGGGCGCCGTGGCCACCTGCTTTGACGGCTACCCGATGGCCCGCAAGGGGCGGGCTGGCGAAGCGATCGGCCTGTCGATGGGCGCCTCCTTCTTCGGCGGCGTCCTTGGGACGGTCGTTCTGATGGTCGCCGCTCCTCCGATGGCTGAGTTCGCCGTGAAGATCGGGCCCGCCCAGTACACGCTCCTCGGCCTGGCCGGCCTGACGATGGTCGGCGGCCTTTCCGGTGGCGACCCCATCAAGGGTGTGGTCGCTGCCATGGTCGGGTTGATGCTCAGCTTCATCGGCTATGATCTGACCACCGGTTTCATCCGCTACAGCTTCGGGACCACGTACCTCTATGCCGGGATCGAGTTCGGCCTGGCGATGATCGGTCTCTTCGCCCTCTCCAGCCTGGTCGAAGCGATGCAGGAGGATGAGGAAGAAGCCGGCTATCGGATCCGGGTCAAGGACAGCACCTTCAAGGGGCTACTGTCGATTATCAAGTACCCCTGGGCCACCCTGCGCGGTTCGGTCATTGGCACGGTCCTCGGGGTCTTCCCCGGCATCGGGATCGGGGTCAGCAGCATGATGTCCTATACCATCGAGCAAAAGGTCTCCAAGCACCCCGAGGAGTTCGGCAATGGTGCCCCGGAGGGGGTCATCGGCCCGGAGGCGGCCAACAACGCCGTCCAACCGGCCCATCTGATCCCGGCCTTGGCCCTGGGCATTCCCGGCAGTTCGACGTCGGCCATCTTCCTCGGGGCCCTGATGATGTACGGCTTCAGGCCTGGCATGGAGCTGTTCAGGAACTCCGGACCGCTGGTCTGGGGGATGTTCTGGGCGATCATGGTCGCCAGTATCATGTATGTCATCGTCGGCCTGGCCTTCGGCGGCTTTTTTGCCAAGATCACCAGCGTTCCCATCGAGTACCTGCTCCCGGGGACCATCTTCGTCTGCTTCATCGGGGCGTACGCGATGAACGGGCAACCGCAGGCCTTCACGACCATCCTGATCCTCGGGTTCGTCGGCTTCATACTTCGGGCCTTCAAGTACCCCCTTGGCCCCGCCGTCCTGGGCATGGTCCTTGGTGACCTGGTGGAGTCCAACTACAACCGAGCCCTTCTGATCTCTGATCATTCCTATAGCATCTTCTTCCAGGGCGCGATCACCTGGGTACTGTGGGCTCTCCTGATCGCCTCGGTATTCGGACCCATCTTCTGGTCCCAGATCAAGAGAATCACCAAGCCGGGTCGGAAGGGCGACTCGGTGGCCACCAACTAG
- a CDS encoding tripartite tricarboxylate transporter substrate binding protein translates to MSRLVSSLARRRTQLALVALLMVLIMAVTLTAGCANKKTAKFPSKAITIIVPMNPGGGADTMVRGITPYLQKALGQPILVENVPGPGSVAAIARVTKDPADGYTLLTVTTPIVVSLHLYEKELAMKQPFLDSWKSLGAFLTGDGNGIVVRKGTYKTIDDLVAASKTKTINVAGATGIGSSDHTTMLQVAEAYGAKFTYIPNKGGGEAMAALLGGHVEAAMVSLSGDAVDLTRVDMLGISLDSRYEGYPNIPTFKEMGHPELTLNWAVGLFAPAGTPDDVVKALDNAVSTAFKNPDFQNWAKTAKKPIGSGWNGQQYLDFLKGYEAQALKVLPKLQEELARVQSGK, encoded by the coding sequence GTGAGCAGACTGGTTAGTTCCCTCGCCCGTCGACGGACCCAACTGGCCCTCGTCGCTCTCCTTATGGTCCTGATCATGGCCGTCACCCTGACGGCCGGCTGCGCCAACAAGAAGACCGCCAAGTTCCCGTCCAAGGCGATCACCATCATCGTTCCGATGAACCCGGGCGGCGGGGCCGACACGATGGTCCGCGGCATCACCCCCTACCTCCAGAAGGCCCTCGGTCAACCGATCCTGGTCGAGAACGTCCCCGGCCCCGGCTCGGTGGCGGCCATCGCCCGGGTGACCAAGGACCCGGCCGACGGCTACACCCTTCTGACCGTGACCACGCCGATCGTCGTCAGCCTCCACCTTTATGAGAAAGAACTCGCCATGAAGCAGCCGTTCCTCGATTCGTGGAAGTCTCTCGGCGCCTTCCTGACTGGTGACGGCAACGGCATCGTTGTCCGGAAGGGCACCTACAAGACCATCGACGACCTCGTCGCGGCCTCCAAGACCAAGACGATCAACGTTGCCGGGGCCACCGGCATCGGTTCCAGCGATCACACCACCATGCTCCAGGTGGCCGAAGCTTATGGCGCCAAGTTCACCTACATCCCCAACAAGGGCGGCGGTGAGGCCATGGCCGCGCTCCTGGGTGGCCATGTGGAAGCCGCGATGGTCAGCCTGTCCGGCGACGCCGTCGACCTCACCCGGGTCGACATGCTCGGCATCAGCTTGGACAGCCGCTACGAAGGGTATCCGAACATCCCCACCTTCAAAGAAATGGGCCATCCGGAACTGACCCTCAACTGGGCCGTCGGCCTCTTCGCTCCGGCCGGGACCCCGGATGACGTGGTCAAGGCCCTGGATAACGCAGTCTCCACAGCCTTCAAGAACCCGGACTTCCAGAACTGGGCCAAGACGGCCAAGAAGCCTATCGGCTCCGGTTGGAACGGCCAGCAGTACCTCGACTTCCTGAAGGGTTATGAAGCTCAGGCCCTCAAGGTGCTCCCGAAGCTCCAGGAAGAGCTGGCGAGGGTCCAGTCGGGCAAGTAG
- a CDS encoding xanthine dehydrogenase family protein molybdopterin-binding subunit, with protein sequence MAVELGLRVVGQTVLRVDGPDKATGKAVYVADLELPGMLHARAVRSPHAHALIRAIDTAEAMALPGVVAVLTATDVPGVNLVGSRAVRDQPVLVGDHVRFLGEAVALVVATTAEVAAAGASVVKVDYQPLPGVFSPEEALRPGAPRLTEKGNLCCQSRVRRGDFAAVLSQADLVVENVYQTPFVDHAFLEPHGAVAGPDGDTMNVWITTKTVHQMRDEISRVLGRPKEKVRIIAATIGGSFGGKPDIPCGCLAALAAAKVGRPVKLVYTRQETFQVSAKRHPYVVRLTHAVARDGTILGVKGEIVADAGAYTSESRAVIARAAIHCAGPYYIPNVDVEGKAVFTNQPVTGAMRGYGVPQVAFAHEVQMDIIAARLGLDPIEVRRRNVLKPGLTTVTGQVVPEGCGAEACLTGIRDLLDREEPVREGGRDAAAGTKAGSTAGSTSPGEKTGWGIALFYYGNGRTATEDVGRCRLRREADGTFTLFVGVPDVGQGSTTILAQIACEELGVPWSTVKVVPADSASSPETGPASASRTTVVVGRAVQDAARKMRQLIQTKGGDVDSQLEVDGVFGTDSTALDENGQGDPYSTYTYGVQAIKVAVDPATGKVEMRRALAAYDVGQVINPMLFSGQVEGGVANGLGYALYEVVQLAAGWVMNPNFHTYLIPTAPDTAAPVTAQAVTSSDGAGPFAAKGIGEPASIPTAPAVANAICAATGSRFLALPITMEEIYRSLCR encoded by the coding sequence CCCGGAATGCTGCACGCCCGGGCCGTTCGGAGCCCCCATGCCCACGCCCTCATCCGCGCCATTGACACGGCCGAGGCGATGGCCCTTCCGGGGGTCGTGGCCGTCCTCACCGCCACCGACGTGCCCGGGGTCAACCTGGTCGGCTCCCGGGCCGTCCGGGACCAACCGGTCCTCGTCGGCGACCACGTTCGGTTCCTCGGCGAGGCCGTGGCCCTGGTGGTCGCGACGACGGCAGAAGTGGCGGCCGCGGGCGCGTCCGTGGTGAAGGTGGATTATCAGCCCCTGCCCGGGGTGTTCTCGCCCGAAGAGGCCCTGCGACCCGGAGCCCCGCGGCTGACCGAGAAAGGCAACCTGTGCTGTCAGAGCCGGGTCAGACGGGGCGACTTCGCCGCCGTCCTCAGCCAGGCCGACCTGGTCGTCGAGAACGTCTACCAGACCCCCTTCGTCGATCACGCCTTCCTCGAGCCCCACGGGGCGGTCGCCGGCCCGGACGGCGACACCATGAACGTCTGGATCACCACCAAGACGGTCCACCAGATGCGGGACGAGATCTCGCGAGTCCTGGGCCGGCCCAAGGAGAAGGTCAGGATCATCGCCGCGACCATCGGCGGCAGCTTCGGCGGCAAGCCCGACATCCCCTGCGGCTGCCTGGCGGCGCTGGCCGCGGCCAAGGTCGGGCGCCCGGTCAAGCTGGTCTACACCCGCCAGGAAACCTTCCAGGTCTCGGCCAAGCGCCACCCCTACGTGGTCCGGCTGACCCATGCCGTGGCCCGCGACGGGACCATCCTCGGGGTCAAGGGGGAGATCGTCGCCGACGCCGGCGCCTACACCAGCGAGAGCCGGGCGGTCATCGCCCGGGCGGCGATCCACTGCGCCGGCCCGTACTACATCCCCAACGTCGACGTCGAGGGCAAGGCCGTCTTCACCAACCAACCGGTCACCGGGGCGATGAGGGGCTACGGCGTCCCGCAGGTGGCCTTCGCCCACGAGGTCCAGATGGACATCATCGCCGCCAGGCTGGGGCTCGACCCGATCGAGGTCAGGCGGCGGAACGTCCTCAAGCCCGGCCTGACCACCGTCACCGGTCAGGTGGTTCCGGAAGGCTGTGGGGCCGAGGCCTGCCTCACCGGCATCCGCGACCTCCTGGATCGGGAAGAGCCGGTCCGAGAGGGCGGTCGCGACGCGGCGGCCGGGACCAAGGCCGGGTCCACGGCCGGGTCCACCAGTCCCGGCGAGAAAACCGGTTGGGGGATTGCCCTCTTCTACTACGGCAACGGCCGGACCGCGACGGAGGACGTCGGCCGCTGCCGGCTCCGCCGGGAGGCGGACGGAACCTTCACTTTGTTTGTCGGCGTCCCCGACGTCGGACAGGGTTCCACCACGATCCTGGCCCAGATCGCCTGCGAGGAATTGGGCGTTCCGTGGTCGACGGTCAAGGTGGTCCCGGCCGACTCGGCCTCATCCCCGGAAACCGGTCCGGCCAGCGCCTCGCGAACGACCGTGGTCGTCGGCCGGGCGGTCCAGGACGCGGCCCGAAAGATGCGACAGCTAATCCAAACCAAAGGTGGCGATGTGGATTCCCAACTCGAGGTGGACGGAGTCTTTGGGACCGACAGCACGGCCTTGGACGAGAACGGCCAAGGTGACCCGTACAGCACCTACACCTATGGGGTTCAGGCGATCAAGGTCGCCGTCGACCCGGCCACCGGGAAGGTGGAGATGAGGAGGGCGCTGGCGGCGTATGATGTCGGCCAGGTGATCAACCCCATGCTCTTCAGTGGTCAGGTCGAGGGCGGGGTGGCCAACGGCTTGGGCTATGCCCTGTACGAGGTGGTTCAGCTGGCCGCTGGCTGGGTCATGAATCCCAACTTCCACACCTACCTGATCCCAACCGCCCCGGATACCGCGGCGCCGGTGACGGCCCAGGCCGTGACCAGTAGTGATGGCGCCGGACCGTTCGCCGCCAAGGGGATCGGCGAACCGGCCTCGATTCCAACCGCTCCGGCGGTCGCCAACGCCATCTGCGCGGCGACCGGGAGCCGCTTTTTGGCCCTGCCCATCACGATGGAAGAGATCTATCGCTCGCTTTGTCGGTAG